The genomic stretch CGTTCCTTCGAGGCAGTCATCCCCTGGTCAAAATGGTGGGCAACCGGCCTGTAGAGCATGTCCTGATACGCTGGATAGACAAGAATCCTGTTTTCAGCGGGCAATATTTTTTCTTTTTCAATCAAGCCGAGCGGATCACCCGTTTTCAGCTTAATGCCCGTCAGGACATGTTCGCCCCTGGGCAAGTTTTCAATACTATAATCGAAGCTGACTACCCGGCTGAAACCCGGGAATACCATTGTCTTCGCTTTTTGCAAATCCTGGTTCGCGGCAAACGTATCCCCGGCCTGCTCTTCGGCAATCGCATAAAACAGCGGGAAAGCGATATTTCTTTCCAGAACAACACTCGCCCTGAACTTCTCTCCGGCGTTGTATTCCTGTTTTGTATACACTCGCTCTGCTTTGATTTCTTTTAATGAATAAAAACCAAGCCCCAAAGCATACAGCGCAAATGGCACAAAGCTGTAAAACAGGAACCAGCTGACAAAGCCGCCCTGAAACATCGCATAAGAAAAGGTGATCAGGATCAGCACCAGTAAAACGATGAGCTTCCAAACTTCTTTAAACTTTTGGAAAAATATCTTCATACTACTTCACGAGCCTTTGTACCGGCACCGGCACTCTCGCCATCACCCTGTTCACAACATCTTCAGTGGTGATACCTTCAAACCTGGCCTCTGATTTCAAAATGATCCTATGGGCAAAAACATATGGTGCCAGATACTGGACATCATCTGGAATGACGTAATCCCGCCCATAAATGAACGCATACGCCTGGGCAGCCTTCATTAAGGCAATCGATCCACGCGGGCTGACTCCAAGATAGACACTCGAATGTCCGCGTGTGCGGCTTGCCAGTTCGACAATGTACCGCTTTATCGTTTCGTCCACTACAACTTCTTTTATGCTCTGCTGCAGTTCTCTTAAATCTTCAAGCGATACTACTGGCTGCAGATCTTCGATTGGAAGATTTCGCTGGGCACGGTGCAGCACTTCCATTTCCTCATCCAATGCAGGATAGCCCATTTTCATTTTCAGCAAAAAGCGGTCCAGCTGTGCTTCTGGAAGTGGATACGTACCCTCGTAATCTATTGGGTTCTGTGTCGCCATGACAAAAAAAGGCTTATCAAGAATATGTGTCACGCCATCCACTGTCACACTCTGCTCTTCCATCCCTTCAAGCAGGGCAGACTGGGTTTTCGGAGATGTCCTGTTGATTTCATCCGCCAGAAT from Mesobacillus jeotgali encodes the following:
- a CDS encoding AAA family ATPase, producing the protein MRDQMNPTVDRILGNIDKVMTGKRNVAELSLIALLAGGHVLLEDVPGVGKTMMVRALAKSVSAKFRRIQFTPDLLPSDVTGVSIYNPKEMEFEFRPGPIMGNIILADEINRTSPKTQSALLEGMEEQSVTVDGVTHILDKPFFVMATQNPIDYEGTYPLPEAQLDRFLLKMKMGYPALDEEMEVLHRAQRNLPIEDLQPVVSLEDLRELQQSIKEVVVDETIKRYIVELASRTRGHSSVYLGVSPRGSIALMKAAQAYAFIYGRDYVIPDDVQYLAPYVFAHRIILKSEARFEGITTEDVVNRVMARVPVPVQRLVK